A single Pseudoxanthomonas sp. DNA region contains:
- a CDS encoding PepSY domain-containing protein, protein MTPWMRTLHKWVGLIIGLQLLLWMASGVMMSWLDHDQVQGHEFQAHEHAAHEWPANARSPASFLGGNKKISRVSSGWLLDTPVYQLADTQGITLANAVSGQHIALDAAWATRLAQASYTGPGTLKAPRLLEWSGEVRDHEGRLWRVDTDDGQDTTVYLSAQTGEVLYHRNKTWRLFDVFWMLHIMDYTGRKNFNNPLVVTAAIGGLWLALTGIWLLFASFHWSEFVPRRWRPARELSVFGPDGTRLRTVRASAGDNVYVSLAREGVQLPSNCGGGQSCGLCEVRFRGVAPKATAADRAHLGASKVKMGYRLACNLAVTEDTDVEVAGGASLWTEYGATVEQVTAVTPFLREIVLKPDEAPGPEYQPGAYLQVHVPNYEVPVNKLVRPEHHHQEWAGVDLPEKLVNREPVRRAYSLALPVDQAQGRLTLLARFSPGRSDKKRHPPGRGSTYLYTLSPGDRVCFSGPFGDFALKPHGREKVFIGGGAGMAPLRAMIRTLLAGQGGERIHFWYGARSLKEAPYIEEMEGLAQQHDNFSWHLVLSDEAQNDDALLRGLVHEVAHDRLLKAHQALADCEFYLCGPPAMLKATRELLTRLGVPDSQVAFDDFKI, encoded by the coding sequence ATGACGCCCTGGATGAGAACGCTGCACAAATGGGTCGGCTTGATCATCGGCCTGCAGTTGCTGCTTTGGATGGCCAGCGGCGTGATGATGAGCTGGCTGGACCACGATCAGGTGCAGGGCCATGAGTTCCAAGCTCACGAGCATGCGGCCCATGAGTGGCCTGCCAACGCCCGCTCGCCGGCCAGTTTCCTGGGTGGAAACAAGAAGATCAGTCGCGTCAGTTCGGGCTGGTTGCTGGATACCCCGGTCTATCAGTTGGCCGATACCCAGGGCATTACCTTGGCCAACGCCGTGTCCGGTCAACACATTGCCTTGGACGCGGCCTGGGCCACACGCCTGGCGCAAGCCTCCTATACCGGCCCTGGCACGTTGAAAGCGCCGCGCCTGTTGGAGTGGAGTGGTGAGGTACGCGATCACGAAGGCCGACTGTGGCGCGTGGATACCGACGATGGCCAGGACACTACGGTGTACCTGTCTGCCCAGACGGGCGAGGTGCTTTACCACCGCAACAAGACCTGGCGCCTGTTCGATGTGTTCTGGATGCTGCACATCATGGATTACACCGGGCGCAAGAACTTCAACAACCCGCTGGTGGTCACCGCTGCAATCGGCGGTCTGTGGTTGGCGCTGACCGGCATCTGGCTGCTGTTTGCCAGCTTCCATTGGAGCGAGTTCGTGCCGCGCCGCTGGCGTCCGGCACGCGAGTTGTCGGTATTCGGTCCGGATGGGACACGGCTGCGCACCGTACGAGCGTCGGCAGGCGACAACGTCTACGTCTCGCTGGCACGCGAGGGCGTGCAACTGCCTTCCAACTGTGGAGGAGGGCAGAGCTGTGGTCTGTGCGAGGTGCGCTTCCGCGGCGTGGCGCCCAAAGCTACCGCGGCCGATCGCGCCCACTTGGGTGCCAGCAAGGTCAAGATGGGCTATCGCCTGGCCTGCAACTTGGCCGTGACGGAAGATACCGATGTCGAGGTGGCTGGCGGGGCCAGCCTGTGGACCGAGTATGGCGCCACCGTGGAACAGGTCACGGCGGTGACGCCTTTCCTGCGCGAGATCGTGCTCAAGCCCGACGAGGCCCCCGGTCCTGAATATCAACCTGGCGCTTATTTGCAGGTGCATGTGCCCAACTACGAGGTACCGGTGAACAAGCTCGTGCGGCCCGAGCACCACCATCAGGAGTGGGCGGGCGTGGACCTGCCCGAGAAGTTGGTCAACCGCGAACCGGTCCGTCGGGCGTATTCGCTCGCTTTGCCTGTCGATCAGGCACAGGGGCGACTGACCTTGCTGGCCCGCTTCAGTCCTGGACGATCGGACAAGAAACGCCATCCTCCTGGCAGGGGCTCGACCTACCTGTATACGCTCTCGCCCGGGGATCGGGTCTGCTTCAGCGGCCCCTTCGGCGACTTTGCGCTCAAGCCTCACGGACGGGAGAAAGTCTTCATCGGCGGCGGCGCGGGCATGGCCCCGCTGCGCGCGATGATTCGGACGCTGTTGGCGGGGCAGGGCGGTGAGCGGATCCACTTCTGGTATGGGGCGCGCAGTCTCAAGGAAGCGCCCTACATCGAGGAGATGGAGGGCCTGGCCCAGCAGCACGACAACTTCAGCTGGCACCTGGTGCTGTCGGATGAAGCGCAGAACGACGATGCGCTATTGCGGGGCCTGGTGCATGAGGTAGCGCATGACCGCCTGCTCAAGGCTCATCAGGCTTTGGCCGATTGCGAGTTCTATCTGTGCGGACCGCCAGCCATGCTTAAGGCCACACGCGAGCTGCTGACTCGGCTGGGTGTACCCGACAGCCAGGTAGCCTTCGACGACTTCAAGATCTGA
- a CDS encoding RNA polymerase sigma factor: protein MTTALDEWFISHVLPLEGLIHAFLRRHGHEDSEIPDLRQEAYARIYEAARRGLPAQTKPFVMTTVRNLLIDRIRRSRIVSIEAMADVEQAVMQSDEVTPERHLGARDELRRLQQGLQKLPHKCRQIVELRKIYGLSQREVAGRLGIAEDTVERQTLLGMRALADFMLGGTGKIQRPSRRFNKERSQP, encoded by the coding sequence GTGACCACGGCGCTGGATGAGTGGTTCATATCCCATGTCCTGCCCCTGGAAGGCTTGATCCATGCCTTCCTGCGCCGGCATGGACATGAGGACAGCGAGATTCCTGATCTTAGGCAGGAGGCTTACGCACGCATCTACGAAGCCGCGCGACGGGGCTTGCCCGCGCAGACCAAGCCCTTTGTCATGACCACCGTACGCAACCTGCTCATCGATCGCATTCGCCGCTCTCGCATTGTGTCCATTGAAGCGATGGCCGATGTGGAGCAGGCGGTCATGCAAAGCGATGAGGTCACGCCGGAGCGACACTTAGGCGCCCGTGATGAACTGCGCCGCTTGCAGCAAGGCTTGCAGAAACTGCCCCACAAATGTCGACAGATCGTGGAGCTTCGCAAGATCTACGGTCTATCCCAGCGCGAAGTGGCCGGACGATTGGGGATCGCCGAAGATACGGTGGAGCGTCAGACCCTGTTGGGTATGCGTGCCTTGGCCGACTTCATGCTCGGCGGTACCGGCAAGATCCAGCGTCCGTCACGGCGCTTC